The Saccopteryx leptura isolate mSacLep1 chromosome 2, mSacLep1_pri_phased_curated, whole genome shotgun sequence genome has a window encoding:
- the P2RY1 gene encoding P2Y purinoceptor 1, producing the protein MTEMLWLEEENYQDVPNRTDAAFLAGPDSPWGNSTVASTLAFKCSLTKTGFQFYYLPAVYILVFIIGFLGNSVAIWMFIFHMKPWSGISVYMFNLAVADFLYVLTLPALISYYFNKTDWVFGGAMCKLQRFMFHVNLYGSILFLTCISVHRYSGVVYPLKSLGRLKKKNAIYISLLVWFVVVVWISPIIFYARTGIRKNNTTTCYDTAPDDNLRGYFIYSMCTTVAMFCVPLVLILGCYGLIVRALIYNDLDNSPLRRKSIYLVIIVLTVFGVSYIPFHVMKTMNLRARLDYQTPEMCAFNDRVYATYQVTRGLASLNSCVDPILYFLAGDTFRRRLSRATRKASRRSEANLQSKSEDMTLNILSEFKQNGDTSL; encoded by the coding sequence ATGACGGAGATGCTGTGGTTGGAAGAAGAGAATTACCAAGATGTCCCCAACAGGACAGACGCTGCCTTTCTGGCCGGCCCGGACTCTCCCTGGGGGAACAGCACGGTCGCCTCCACCCTTGCGTTCAAATGTTCGCTAACCAAGACGGGCTTCCAGTTCTACTACCTGCCCGCTGTCTACATCCTGGTGTTCATCATTGGCTTCCTGGGCAACAGCGTGGCCATCTGGATGTTCATCTTCCACATGAAACCGTGGAGCGGCATCTCCGTATACATGTTCAACTTGGCCGTTGCCGACTTCTTGTACGTGCTGACTCTGCCCGCGCTCATCTCCTACTACTTCAACAAGACGGACTGGGTCTTCGGGGGGGCCATGTGTAAGCTGCAGAGGTTCATGTTCCACGTGAACCTCTACGGCAGCATCCTGTTCCTCACCTGCATCAGCGTGCACCGCTACAGCGGCGTGGTGTACCCGCTCAAGTCCCTGGGCAGGCTCAAGAAGAAGAACGCCATTTACATCAGCTTGCTGGTGTGGTTCGTCGTGGTGGTGTGGATCTCCCCCATCATCTTCTATGCGCGCACAGGGATCCGGAAAAACAATACTACCACTTGCTATGACACCGCCCCAGACGACAACCTGCGAGGTTATTTCATCTACAGCATGTGCACGACCGTGGCCATGTTCTGTGTCCCCTTGGTGCTGATTCTGGGCTGTTATGGATTAATTGTGAGAGCTTTGATTTATAATGACCTGGACAACTCACCTCTGAGGAGGAAATCGATTTACCTGGTGATCATTGTACTGACTGTGTTTGGTGTGTCTTACATCCCTTTCCATGTGATGAAAACGATGAATTTGAGGGCTCGGCTGGATTATCAGACTCCAGAAATGTGTGCTTTCAATGATAGGGTTTATGCCACTTACCAGGTGACAAGAGGTCTAGCCAGTCTCAACAGTTGTGTGGACCCTATTCTCTATTTCTTGGCAGGAGATACTTTCAGAAGGAGGCTCTCCCGGGCAACCAGGAAAGCTTCCAGAAGAAGTGAGGCAAATTTGCAGTCCAAGAGTGAAGATATGACCCTCAATATTTTATCCGAGTTCAAGCAGAATGGAGACACAAGCTTGTGA